From one Gossypium hirsutum isolate 1008001.06 chromosome D08, Gossypium_hirsutum_v2.1, whole genome shotgun sequence genomic stretch:
- the LOC107916566 gene encoding photosystem I reaction center subunit IV, chloroplastic, which yields MGSCSGMASAASGFLLMPNLTGTAASKTNNISMLFSPSRNNYYNSSRLVVRAAEEEASPPAPTPATTTAPPEGGEAPKPKPPPIGPKRGTKVRILRRESYWYNGYGSVVTVDQDPKTRYPVVVRFNKVNYANVSTNNYALDEIEEVK from the exons atgggtAGCTGCAGCGGCATGGCATCGGCTGCCTCGGGGTTCTTGTTAATGCCCAATCTCACCGGCACTGCTGCTTCTAAGACTAATAACATCAGCATGCTCTTTTCCCCTTCCAGAAACAACTACTACAATAGCTCAAGGCTCGTCGTAAGGGCGGCTGAGGAGGAGGCTTCGCCACCAGCACCAACACCAGCAACCACCACTGCGCCACCAGAAGGTGGTGAAGCTCCTAAGCCTAAGCCACCACCGATTGGACCAAAAAGAGGAACCAAG GTGAGGATCCTTAGAAGGGAGTCCTACTGGTACAATGGCTATGGATCCGTTGTTACAGTTGAccag GACCCCAAGACTCGGTACCCGGTGGTGGTTCGATTCAACAAAGTCAACTATGCCAATGTATCTACCAACAACTATGCACTGGATGAGATTGAAGAAGTTAAATGA
- the LOC107916576 gene encoding tetraspanin-20 — translation MRTNCCHVSFAFVLKLLNSLQGFVGVSIILYSIWMLDQWSHHVPISPPPPPSAPSPVSSVSNSILFNSGPEMGEQAARVFDDFAVGLVSGLDNDVGFNLSSVELPAPWFIYSFMGIGITICCIALIGCIAAESINGCCLCFYTLLKIILVLIEAALVAFIAIDRSWEKDLPLDPTGEIDSFRSFVEDNIDICKWVGISVVIIQALAMLVAIILRAMVSARRRDIDDEDEDDYESIRGRTWEPLLNPQSSHSSTSAKGDGRGSRSDVWGSQIREKFGLQSGDKYNSLK, via the exons ATGAGAACCAATTGCTGCCATGTTTCGTTTGCTTTTGTTCTCAAGTTATTGAATTCTCTCCAAGGTTTCGTTGGAGTATCCATTATTCTCTATTCAATATGGATGTTGGATCAGTGGAGCCATCACGTCCCAAtatctcctcctcctcctccttcagCGCCGTCTCCGGTTTCTTCTGTTTCCAATTCGATCCTCTTCAATTCGGGACCGGAGATGGGAGAACAAGCAGCTAGGGTTTTCGACGATTTTGCTGTCGGTTTGGTTTCCGGGTTGGACAATGATGTCGGGTTTAATTTGAGCTCAGTTGAACTACCTGCTCCCTG GTTCATATACTCTTTTATGGGAATAGGAATTACGATATGTTGTATTGCTCTCATTGGTTGCATAGCTGCTGAATCTATTAATGGATGCTGCCTTTGTTTT TATACACTTCTCAAAATTATTCTCGTTCTAATAGAAGCTGCTTTGGTAGCATTTATTGCAATTGACCGTAGCTGGGAGAAG GATCTTCCGTTGGACCCAACTGGAGAAATTGATAGCTTCCGATCCTTTGTCGAAGACAACATTGATATATGTAAATGGGTTGGCATCAGTGTGGTCATTATTCAA GCATTAGCAATGCTAGTGGCAATAATTTTGCGGGCAATGGTTTCTGCTAGAAGAAGAGACAtcgatgatgaagatgaagatgattaTGAAAGCATTAGAGGTAGAACTTGGGAGCCATTGCTAAACCCTCAGTCTAGCCACTCATCTACCTCAGCCAAGGGTGATGGAAGGGGATCTCGCTCTGACGTCTGGGGCTCACAAATAAGAGAAAAG TTCGGGTTGCAAAGCGGTGATAAATATAATTCACTGAAGTAG